The window AAGCGCATCGGCGATGCACCGCTGATTGCCATCATCGAGCCGCGTTCCAACTCCATGAAACTCGGCGCCCACCGCGACGGCCTGCCGGAAAGCGTGGTGGATGCCGATCAGGTGATCTGGTACGCACCGGCCAACCTGGGCTGGGACCTGGGCGCCACCGCCGCGTTGTGCACGGTGCCGTCGATTGTCAGCGATTCCCTGGAAGGCATCATCGAGCGCGTGAAGAGCCAGGCCCAGCCCGGTACTCACGTGGTGATCATGAGCAACGGCGGCTTCGGCGGCCTGCACGGCAAGCTGGCCGAGGCACTGAAATGAACACGCGCCTGGAGAGCAACGGCCCCGACCGCATCACCCTGGCCATGACCGGTGCTTCCGGCGCCCAGTACGGCTTGCGCCTGCTCGATTGCCTGGTGCGGGAAGACCGCGAGGTGCATTTCCTCATCTCCAAGGCGGCGCAATTGGTGATGGCCACCGAGACCGACGTCACCCTGCCGGCCAAGACCCAGATGATGCAGGCCTTCCTCACCGAATACACCGGTGCGGCGGCGGGGCAGATACGTGTGTATGGCAAGGAAGACTGGATGTCGCCGGTGGCCTCGGGCTCCGGGGCGCCGGCGGCGATGGTGGTGGTGCCGTGTTCCACCGGTACGCTCTCGGCGATTGCCACCGGTGCCTGCAACAACCTGATCGAGCGCGCCGCCGACGTGACGCTCAAGGAGCGTCGCCAGTTGATCCTGGTGCCGCGTGAGGCGCCGTATTCGAGTATTCATCTGGAGCACATGCTCAAGCTGTCGAACATGGGCGTGACGATTCTGCCGGCCTCTCCGGGTTT is drawn from Pseudomonas rhizophila and contains these coding sequences:
- the ubiX gene encoding flavin prenyltransferase UbiX — translated: MNTRLESNGPDRITLAMTGASGAQYGLRLLDCLVREDREVHFLISKAAQLVMATETDVTLPAKTQMMQAFLTEYTGAAAGQIRVYGKEDWMSPVASGSGAPAAMVVVPCSTGTLSAIATGACNNLIERAADVTLKERRQLILVPREAPYSSIHLEHMLKLSNMGVTILPASPGFYHQPQTIDDLIDFVVARILNLLNIPQDMLPRWGEYHLSSDE